One window of the Archangium lipolyticum genome contains the following:
- a CDS encoding DUF4276 family protein — MKVGLIVEGHGEVASVPILLRRILRELAPALNPTVLPPHRVPRGQLVKQEGLQRAVELMARKVGDDGRILILLDADDDLPCVLGPRLLTEAGHHRPDRDISVVVATREYEAWFLVAAESLRGRRGLPEGLGPPPAPEEIRDAKGWLNQHMADGYSETVDQPALTSVFDLTAARRAGSFDKLFREIGRLFGLAVTPRPAPVEPDGSS, encoded by the coding sequence ATGAAGGTAGGGCTCATCGTCGAGGGCCACGGGGAGGTGGCATCGGTCCCCATCCTCTTGCGGAGGATCCTGCGAGAGCTGGCACCCGCACTGAACCCCACTGTCCTGCCTCCGCATCGCGTCCCCCGGGGGCAGCTCGTCAAGCAGGAGGGACTCCAGCGTGCCGTCGAGCTCATGGCGCGAAAGGTGGGGGACGATGGGCGAATCCTCATCCTGCTCGATGCCGATGACGACCTTCCCTGTGTGCTGGGTCCCAGGCTCCTCACCGAGGCGGGACATCACCGTCCGGATCGCGACATCTCGGTGGTCGTCGCGACGCGTGAGTACGAGGCCTGGTTCCTGGTTGCCGCGGAGTCGCTTCGGGGTCGTAGGGGGCTTCCAGAAGGGCTCGGCCCGCCTCCCGCGCCCGAGGAGATTCGCGATGCGAAGGGCTGGCTGAATCAGCACATGGCGGACGGTTATAGTGAGACCGTCGATCAGCCCGCCCTGACGAGCGTCTTCGACCTGACGGCGGCGCGACGCGCGGGCTCCTTCGACAAGCTCTTCCGGGAAATCGGGCGCCTGTTCGGCCTCGCTGTTACTCCTCGTCCGGCTCCCGTCGAACCTGACGGAAGCTCGTGA
- a CDS encoding AAA family ATPase, with product MPAPEAPGQTSLFNVPRKRVPFLTRVQLRNYRSIAACDVGLGPLTFLVGPNGSGKSNFLDALRLITDALRTSLEHALRDRGGVHEVRRRSSGHPTHFGIRIEFQLPDGEWGHFSFEVGARSHGDYAVQKEECKVGKARYLVREGEVVIKPTPIAPPGSDDRLYLVNAAGLPEFRPVFDVLSNMGFYNLNPDKIRALQSPDKGELLARDGLNLSSVLERLEKLDGGSTKRRIEEYLSRIVPGLEGVDPKRVGHMETLEFRQHVEGSKDPWHFPAINMSDGTLRALGILVALLQARVEDRVRLVGIEEPEVALHPAAAGILRDALRDGSRHAQVIVTSHSPELLDASDVSAEEIVSVVAEKGKTFIARLDEATRSSLKDRLYTAGELLKANQLTPDLDAVPDPKQLQLFELEA from the coding sequence ATGCCAGCGCCTGAGGCTCCTGGGCAGACCTCCTTGTTCAACGTGCCGAGGAAGCGCGTACCGTTCCTGACACGCGTACAGCTGCGCAACTACCGCAGCATCGCCGCGTGTGACGTGGGACTCGGGCCCCTGACGTTCCTCGTGGGTCCGAACGGCTCCGGGAAGAGCAACTTCCTGGATGCGCTGCGGCTCATCACCGACGCGCTGCGGACATCACTCGAGCACGCTCTGCGTGATCGCGGCGGGGTGCACGAGGTTCGTCGGAGATCCAGCGGCCATCCCACCCACTTCGGTATCCGGATCGAGTTCCAGCTCCCCGACGGGGAGTGGGGGCACTTCTCATTCGAGGTGGGCGCGCGCTCCCATGGTGACTATGCGGTCCAGAAAGAGGAGTGCAAGGTAGGGAAGGCACGATACCTCGTGCGTGAGGGAGAGGTCGTCATCAAGCCCACCCCCATTGCACCACCGGGCTCGGATGATCGACTGTACCTCGTCAACGCTGCGGGTCTGCCGGAGTTCCGTCCCGTGTTCGACGTGCTCTCGAACATGGGGTTCTACAACCTGAATCCGGACAAGATTCGAGCCCTTCAATCTCCCGACAAGGGCGAGCTGCTCGCACGCGATGGTCTCAACCTGTCGAGCGTGCTCGAGCGCCTGGAGAAGCTGGACGGGGGGAGTACGAAGCGGCGCATCGAGGAGTACCTCAGCCGTATCGTGCCGGGGTTGGAGGGGGTGGATCCCAAGCGCGTCGGGCACATGGAGACCCTGGAGTTCCGCCAGCACGTCGAGGGCTCCAAGGATCCCTGGCACTTCCCGGCGATCAACATGTCCGACGGGACCCTTCGAGCGCTGGGTATCCTCGTTGCCCTCCTCCAGGCCCGGGTCGAGGACCGCGTGCGCCTCGTGGGGATCGAGGAACCCGAGGTAGCGCTGCACCCCGCCGCGGCGGGAATCCTGCGCGATGCCTTGCGCGATGGCTCACGGCATGCGCAGGTGATCGTGACGAGTCATAGCCCCGAGCTCCTCGATGCTTCCGATGTCTCCGCCGAGGAGATCGTCTCGGTCGTCGCCGAGAAGGGGAAGACCTTCATTGCCCGGCTCGACGAGGCCACGCGCTCCTCTCTCAAGGATCGGCTCTACACGGCCGGCGAGTTGCTGAAGGCGAACCAGCTGACGCCCGATCTCGATGCGGTTCCCGATCCCAAGCAGCTCCAACTCTTCGAGCTGGAGGCCTGA